The following are from one region of the Arachis duranensis cultivar V14167 chromosome 10, aradu.V14167.gnm2.J7QH, whole genome shotgun sequence genome:
- the LOC107471354 gene encoding uncharacterized protein LOC107471354: MARNEEKAQSMLNRFIALKAEEKKKPKERRPFLASECRDLSEADKWRQQIMREIGRKVAEIQNEGLGEHRLRDLNDEINKLIREKSHWERRIVELGGPNYARHSAKMTDLEGNIVDVPNPGGRGPGYRYFGAAKKLPGVRELFEKPPELRKRRTRYDIYKRIDASYYGYRDDEDGVLERLEGPAEEKMRREAAEEWMRLEEVRKEREFVVHVPLPDEKEIEKMVLEKKKMELLSKYASEGLLEEQTEAKDMLNIHR; the protein is encoded by the coding sequence atggctCGTAATGAAGAGAAGGCGCAGTCTATGCTGAACAGGTTCATCGCCCTcaaggcagaggagaagaagaagcccAAGGAGCGCCGTCCCTTCCTGGCCTCTGAATGCCGCGACCTCTCAGAAGCCGACAAGTGGCGCCAGCAGATCATGCGCGAGATCGGCCGCAAGGTCGCCGAGATCCAGAACGAAGGCCTCGGCGAGCATCGCCTTCGCGACCTCAACGACGAGATCAACAAACTCATACGCGAGAAGTCTCACTGGGAGCGTCGCATCGTCGAGCTCGGCGGCCCTAACTATGCTCGCCACTCTGCCAAGATGACTGACCTTGAAGGCAACATTGTCGACGTCCCTAATCCCGGCGGCCGCGGCCCTGGCTACCGCTACTTCGGCGCCGCCAAGAAGCTCCCAGGCGTCCGCGAGCTCTTCGAGAAGCCTCCTGAGCTTCGCAAGCGGCGCACTCGGTACGACATCTACAAGAGAATCGATGCCAGCTACTACGGTTACAGGGATGACGAGGACGGCGTGCTGGAGCGTCTCGAGGGGCCTGCGGAGGAGAAGATGCGGCGCGAGGCGGCGGAGGAGTGGATGCGGCTGGAGGAGGTGAGGAAGGAGAGGGAATTCGTGGTGCACGTGCCGCTGCCGGATGAGAAGGAGATCGAGAAGATGGTtctggagaagaagaagatggagcttCTCAGTAAGTATGCCAGTGAGGGTCTCTTGGAGGAACAAACTGAGGCTAAGGACATGCTTAACATTCATCGTTAG
- the LOC107471375 gene encoding fra a 1-associated protein, with product MGWVWRDDDDGDNGNVNANSSSSVAVGEQCSTRRIVRSQCKTEEVEPGKFIKKCEKTEELFRDCVGKPVEVVQSNKEYTEEDVTDEILRGGRFASSDRGVSGVFDFPGLRSDIEHMERSIFGGIEDMERSIFGGLSRFFGAAEEMKNGLFDVFANTPGIFDGESSSSSSYRRGIPIEEHNHGQEAHAKPKDKESTETDFAAMAKDV from the exons ATGGGATGGGTCTGGAGGGACGACGACGACGGCGATAATGGCAACGTAAACGCCAACAGCAGCAGTTCCGTGGCCGTTGGCGAGCAATGCTCCACCCGTAGAATCGTGAGATCGCAGTGCAAAACTGAAGAGGTCGAGCCGGGAAAGTTCATCAAAAAGTGCGAGAAAACCGAAGAGCTTTTCAGGGATTGCGTCGGAAA GCCTGTTGAAGTGGTGCAATCAAACAAAGAATATACCGAAGAGGATGTCACAGACGAGATTCTAAGAGGGGGGCGGTTTGCTTCTTCAGACCGTGGTGTCAGTGGTGTGTTTGACTTCCCTGGGCTGCGAAGCGATATTGAACACATGGAACGAAGCATCTTTGGTGGTATTGAAGACATGGAACGAAGCATCTTTGGGGGTCTCAGTCGTTTCTTTGGAGCAGCTGAAGAAATGAAGAACGGTTtatttgatgtgtttgctaaCACTCCAGGCATATTTGATGGAGAGTCGTCATCTTCCTCATCTTATAGACGAGGCATACCTATTGAGGAGCATAATCACGGGCAAGAAGCTCACGCTAAACCCAAGGATAAGGAATCGACGGAAACTGATTTTGCTGCAATGGCTAAAGACGTTTAA